In Candidatus Limnocylindrales bacterium, the sequence GCGCGGCACAGCGTGTTGCTCGATGACAGGACGTCGGCCGGACAGTCGGCGTCCGAGCCCGTGCAGTTCTCCGGCGACGGGTCGCAGACGCCCGCCGACGCGCGGCACAACGTTGCACTCGACGATAGCGTGTCGGCCGGACACGTCGCGGTCGAACCGGTGCAGTTCTCCGGCGACGGATCGCAGACACCGGCAGAGGCGCGGCAAAGTGTTGCACTCGACGACAGCACATCGGTCGGGCAAGTCGCGGTCGATCCCGTGCAGCTCTCCGGTGACGGATCGCAGACGCCTGCAGACGCGCGGCACAGCGTTGCGGAGGGCGACAGCACGTCGGCCGGGCACGTCGCGGTCGACCCCGTGCAGTTCTCGGGCGACGGGTCGCAGACGCCTGCAGACGCGCGGCACAACGTTGCGCTCGAGGAGACGACGTCGGCCGGGCACGTCGCGGTCGATCCCGTGCAGTTTTCCGGTGACGGATCGCAGACGCCGGCGGACGCGCGGCACAGCGTTGCGCTCGATGCCAGCACGTCGGCCGGGCATGTCGCGGTCGATCCGGTGCAGTTTTCGGCTGACGGGTCGCAGACGCCGGCGGACGCGCGGCACACGGTTGCGGAGGACGACAGTGTGTCGGCAGGGCACGTCGCGGTCGACCCGGTGCAGTTTTCCGGCGACGGGTCGCAGACGCCCGCCGATGCGCGGCACACGGTCGCGCTGGACGACAGCACGTCGGCCGGACACGTTGCCGACGATCCCGTGCACGTCTCCGGCGACGGGTCGCAGACACCGGCAGAAGTGCGGCACGTCGTCGCGGCCGTCTTGAACTTGCACGTCGTCTCGTCGCAGCACCCGCCGAACGGCGTCTCGCACTGCTCGCTGCCGCTGAGCACGCCGTCGCCGCACACGCCTTCGACCGCACCGATGTCACAAACCGTCGTAACCGGGCGCGTCACGCCGCGCTGGTCGGTCGACTCGCAGTGCCTGAGCGAGCCCGAGAGCGCACCGTCGGCCGTTCCCGGGTTGCCGTTGTTCAGCACGGGGCTGCCCGCGAGCGGCAGGATCGTCTGGGTCGCGCCGCCGTTGTCGGCGAGGCCGGCTGCGAGCTGAGGCGAAAGCGGACTTGCGGCCGAGCCGATGCGGTCGCCGTCCTCGCCCCCGGCATCGTTCGCGAAGTTCGTGCAGGCGCCGGCATCCTCGACGCCGACCAGGTTGTAACCCTGCGTGACGACCTTGGTGGTGTCGTCGGTCGAGCAGTCCGGGTGTTTGGTCGACGCCGATGCGTCGGTATTGCCGGCGATGATCGAGTTGGCGACGTTGAGCACGGCGCCTTCACGGCGGATTCCGCCACCGTCGCCGGCCGTGCCGCCGTCGACGTCCGCCGTATTGCCCGTCATCGTGACGTTGTTCAGGTTGACGGTGCCGCCGAGCGCGCCGTTCACCATCAGACCGCCGGCGTCCTCGTCGGCCGTGTTGCTGCTCAGCGTGGCATTCTTCAGGCTGACGCTGCCGCCGGAGGCCACGCTGACCCATGCGCCGCCGCCGTTGCGGTTGGCTGCGTTGCCGGTGATCGTGCTGCTCGTGATGGTTACGGCAGCGGTTCCCGAGATCGAGTTGTAAATGCCGCCGCCATCGACACTCGCGGTGTTTCCACTGATCGTCGTATTGCTGATCGTGAAGGATGCGCCGGTACCTTCGTTGTCGATGCCGCCGCCGTTGCCGCCGCCGGCAGCGTTGCCGGAGATCGTGGTATCGCTGAGGCTGAACGTGTACCCGCCTCCGGCAACGTTGTAGATACCGCCACCGTTCGCAGCGGTCGCCGAGTTGCCGGTGAACGTCGAACCGCTGATCGTGATCGACCCGGTGGTTCCGGTGATGTGGAGTCCGCCGCCTCCGCCGCTGCTGCCGGTGTCGACGTTGTTCAGGAACTTGCAGTTGGTGATCGTCAGCGAATGACCGCCTGCGCTCGCAAAACGCATTCCGCCGCCGCTCTGGCTCGACTTGCCGTTCTCGATCGTCACGCCCGAGATCGAGAAGTCTCCATTCGAAACGAGAAGCACGCGGGTGTTGGTACCGGCGACCGCCGCGTGTCCTTGGATGATCGTCGTCGCTGCGCCCGCGCCGGTGATGGTCAGGTCGCGCAGCGTTCCCGTTCCGGTGGTGTCGTTGGCGTCGAGCTGGGTGTCGAGACTCAGCGTGTAAGTCCCGGCCGGCAGCGAGATCGTGTCCGCGCCGGTGCCCGCCGTGCAGCTGTCGGCGTTGGTGGTGGAGTCGTTGTTGGCTGCGTTGAACGCTTCGCGCAGCGAGCAGTCGCCGTCGGTGTTCACCTCGTCGGCCGTCGTGTTGACAGTGATCGTCGCGGCCTCGGTCGCGCGCGGCGCAAGCGCGGCGGAAACGCACATCAGCGCGGAGAGGAACCAAACGGCGGTCGCGCGTCGGAACGCGGTACCATGATCGATCATGCGAACCCCCTCGATCGGGCCGTCACGCTTTCCCCTGTGTGCGTGTGGCCGGTGGGGACTTATAGGCCCCTGAGGGGTGGGTGTCCAACCTGTGGAAAACCAAGTGATGGAAGCGAAAGCCGCCGACCCCGCACTCGGTTCGAAGACCGCGATGGTTCGTTTTCTTCAGCCTGACGGAATCTTCAGCCGTCGCGCCCCGCACGTGCTCCTCAAAGACGGAAAAGTCGTTCGGCATTTCTCCCGAGGAACGCCTCGCGGGTGTCGGCGTCGAGGCCGAGGCCGTCGATCTCGGCGAGGCACGCCGCGGGAGTGATCATCGGATAGTTGGTCCCGAACATCACTTTGCTGCGGCCGTGCGCCTTCATGTACGCGACGAGCTCGGACGGATACCGCTTCGGCTTGTACGCCGACGTGTCGATGTAGACGTTCGGAAATTTGGTCGCGATCGCGATCATCTCGATGTGCCACGGATATCCGATGTGGCCGCAGACGATCTTGAGCTCCGGAAAGTCGAGCGCAATCCGTTCGATCGTAAGCGGACGTCCGGTCTCCGAGCTTCGAAGCGGACCGGTGAGACCCACCTGCAGGCACACCGGAACGTCGAGCTCGACGCACGCCGCAAGAAGCGGGTAGTAGAGCGCCTGCGTGCACGGCAGCTCCCACAGCCACTGCACGATGCGGAGCGCCTTGAAGCCATGGCGCGTGACGTACTCGCGCAGCACTCTGGTGCTTTCGACCGGAGTGCGAAGATCGACCGACGCGATGCCGGCGAACAGATCGGGATGCCTGGTGACCGCATCGAGCACGTCTTCGTTGCGGATGAGCGCGCCGCCGGGTCCGTGCCATGCCGACAGCAGCGCCTTGTCGATGCCTGCCGACCGCATGAGCTCGACGGTCATCTCGAGCGGAATGTCTTCGTGGAGCGTCTGGCCTGTCCAGCGGCGAAGCGAATCCAGGAACGGCTGCGCGAGGAAAAGCGAAGTCGGATGCTGCGCCCATGCGTCGACGATTCTCATTGCAGGCAGCGCTCAGCGTCCTTTGGCGATCATGCCGGAAACCTCGAACTCGGCTTCCGTCGTCCCGCCCTCGTCGCCCTCGTTGAAATACCATCCGCGCTCGCCGGTGGCGGCGGCGGCCGGAAGCTCGCAACGTGTGACGTGGTCGAGCTGCATGTCGAAGAGCGAAATGCTTGCCATGCGCGGCGGATCGTCGGTCACCGGCGCGGCGGCCCTGACGACACCGTCGCCGACCGTCCAGGTCTGAAGCATTCCCTTCCATAGTCCGCCGTTCATGTCGTAGAGCTCGACGAGCGGGATCAGCAGCGATTCGCGATCGACGTACAGCACGCGCCGGCTGAACGAATTGCCGACGAGCAGCGAAGTACCGACGATCACGTGCACCTCGCGCGGCTCCCAGTCTTCGTCCGGGAAGTAGTCTACGGGAGAGGCCTGGAATTTGACCGGAACGTTGCGGGCGTGCATCGGGGCGAGGATCGTCTTCTCGCCGAGATACTTCCATTCGGTCCACGCCGGGTTCCCCGCGAAGCCCGCGAAGCTGTCGAGGTCGATATCCTGCCCGAAGACTCCCTCGGATCGTTGCGCCGTGCTGAGGCGCCTTACGCGGCGGCTCGACGGGTAGTACACCCACGAATCATCCTGGCGCGCGGGATCGAGGTAGCGTGCGTACGTATAGCCTGCGCCTTTCAGGTCGAACGGTTCCGAGAGCGGCCCGGCGACTTCGCGGTAGCGGACGCCATCGACTGTTTTCCACGTCGGCATCGGCTCGTGAAAGAGCCGGCTCACGTAGAAGAGCCTGCGGAAGTGCTCCGGCTCGTAATGCTTCTCGATGTGGAAGCCTTGTTCGGCGCTCAGACCTCCGGTGTCGCAAACCGACCGGCGCAGGTCGACGTCGTCGGCAACCAGTCGCGACTCGTAGTTGAACATCAGCTTGATGACGAGGTCGG encodes:
- a CDS encoding amidohydrolase family protein — translated: MRIVDAWAQHPTSLFLAQPFLDSLRRWTGQTLHEDIPLEMTVELMRSAGIDKALLSAWHGPGGALIRNEDVLDAVTRHPDLFAGIASVDLRTPVESTRVLREYVTRHGFKALRIVQWLWELPCTQALYYPLLAACVELDVPVCLQVGLTGPLRSSETGRPLTIERIALDFPELKIVCGHIGYPWHIEMIAIATKFPNVYIDTSAYKPKRYPSELVAYMKAHGRSKVMFGTNYPMITPAACLAEIDGLGLDADTREAFLGRNAERLFRL
- a CDS encoding DUF1329 domain-containing protein, whose protein sequence is MRSATSRSLVAASISASLLTASALFAQNDAADGDAIPVSRAGSTEQDYETLRRLLGLPSPAARGDTHDSSAAPAAVQTPPAIPEAEPVAVPTSAPRAEKPVPAARPAAPRRAPRSLTRPPSAAKALSAPAIEAAPAPVDSAPAPMRMPAEKGSATSAAAAPQVAVPPVGTVISRSNLEQWKHLLGPSIQWSVERGATLDVAARKPMPIEPRREQATQRYHAQVRLAANKLSMTNYVAGIPFPLVTKDDPDLVIKLMFNYESRLVADDVDLRRSVCDTGGLSAEQGFHIEKHYEPEHFRRLFYVSRLFHEPMPTWKTVDGVRYREVAGPLSEPFDLKGAGYTYARYLDPARQDDSWVYYPSSRRVRRLSTAQRSEGVFGQDIDLDSFAGFAGNPAWTEWKYLGEKTILAPMHARNVPVKFQASPVDYFPDEDWEPREVHVIVGTSLLVGNSFSRRVLYVDRESLLIPLVELYDMNGGLWKGMLQTWTVGDGVVRAAAPVTDDPPRMASISLFDMQLDHVTRCELPAAAATGERGWYFNEGDEGGTTEAEFEVSGMIAKGR